From a single Anaerolineales bacterium genomic region:
- a CDS encoding methylmalonyl-CoA mutase family protein: protein MYDKTMLDELKKSLSKWEETSLKKALHQLPERADEFITTSSEPINRLYTPLDLADMDYNASIGLPGEYPYTRGVHPTLHRSKLWTMRMFAGFGTAEETNARFKYLLEQGQTGLSIAFDLATLMGYDTDQPEALGEFGKCGVAISSLKDMEILLDGIPLDKVSSSMTINSPAAIIWAMYIAAAEKQGVRSDQLRGTTQNDILKEFIAQKEYIFPPEPSMRLVVDTMEFGAQKVPQWNTISISGYHIREAGSTAAQELAFTLADGLEYVRWGIERGMDVDEFAPRLSFFFNAHNDFFEEIAKYRAARRIWAREMRETFKAKNPRSWLMRFHTQTAGVSLTAQQPEINVVRVAIQALAAVLGGTQSLHTNSLDEALALPSEEAVTIALRTQQIIAEESGVTNTVDPLGGSYFVEAQTNRMEKDAYAYFQRIKDLGGVIPAIEKGFMQSEISDAAYRYQREIDTNIRRIVGVNAYQENKPLSIPILKMDPNGYDRQVARLNEIRKTRDSGRVGQTLDRLRIACEGTENTMPYIMECVHAYCTLGEIVGVMTKVFGKYEEPTMI from the coding sequence ATGTACGACAAAACCATGCTCGACGAACTGAAAAAATCGCTTTCCAAATGGGAGGAAACCTCCCTCAAAAAAGCATTGCATCAACTGCCCGAACGCGCCGACGAATTTATCACTACCTCCTCCGAACCGATCAACCGCCTCTATACGCCGCTCGATCTGGCGGATATGGACTACAACGCCTCCATCGGACTTCCGGGCGAATACCCCTACACAAGAGGAGTCCACCCGACGCTTCACCGCTCCAAATTGTGGACGATGCGCATGTTCGCGGGCTTCGGCACCGCGGAGGAGACAAACGCCCGCTTCAAATACTTGCTCGAGCAGGGTCAGACCGGCTTGAGCATTGCCTTCGACCTGGCGACGCTGATGGGCTACGACACCGACCAGCCCGAAGCGCTGGGCGAGTTCGGCAAATGCGGCGTGGCGATCTCGTCGCTGAAAGATATGGAGATCCTGCTGGACGGAATTCCGCTGGATAAAGTCTCATCCAGTATGACCATCAACTCGCCTGCCGCGATCATTTGGGCGATGTACATCGCCGCCGCTGAAAAGCAGGGTGTGCGCTCCGATCAATTGCGCGGAACGACTCAGAACGACATTCTCAAGGAATTCATCGCGCAGAAGGAATACATCTTCCCGCCCGAACCTTCCATGCGCCTCGTCGTGGATACGATGGAGTTCGGCGCACAGAAAGTCCCACAGTGGAATACGATCTCCATTTCAGGCTATCACATCCGCGAGGCGGGTTCGACTGCCGCACAGGAACTGGCGTTCACGCTGGCGGATGGCTTGGAGTATGTCCGCTGGGGGATCGAGCGCGGCATGGATGTGGACGAATTTGCGCCGCGTCTGTCGTTTTTCTTCAACGCGCATAATGATTTCTTTGAGGAGATCGCCAAGTATCGCGCCGCCCGCCGCATCTGGGCGCGCGAAATGCGCGAGACCTTCAAAGCAAAAAATCCGCGTTCGTGGCTGATGCGCTTCCATACACAGACGGCGGGTGTCTCGCTCACGGCACAACAGCCGGAGATCAACGTTGTCCGCGTGGCGATACAGGCGCTTGCCGCCGTTCTCGGCGGGACGCAAAGCCTGCACACGAATTCATTGGATGAAGCGCTCGCCCTGCCATCCGAGGAAGCAGTGACCATCGCCCTGCGCACCCAGCAGATCATCGCGGAGGAATCAGGCGTGACGAATACCGTGGATCCGCTTGGTGGGAGTTACTTCGTCGAAGCGCAAACAAACCGAATGGAGAAAGATGCGTACGCATACTTCCAGCGCATCAAAGACTTGGGCGGCGTCATCCCTGCCATCGAAAAAGGCTTCATGCAGAGTGAGATCTCCGATGCGGCGTATCGTTATCAGCGTGAGATCGACACGAACATCCGCAGGATCGTGGGTGTGAATGCGTATCAGGAAAACAAACCGTTGAGCATTCCCATCTTGAAAATGGATCCGAACGGATATGACCGCCAGGTGGCGCGTTTGAACGAGATACGCAAGACGCGTGACAGCGGGCGCGTGGGGCAAACGCTGGATAGATTGCGGATCGCGTGCGAAGGGACCGAGAACACGATGCCGTACATCATGGAATGTGTCCATGCGTATTGCACGCTCGGCGAAATTGTGGGTGTCATGACGAAGGTCTTTGGAAAATATGAAGAACCGACGATGATCTAA